Proteins from a genomic interval of Uloborus diversus isolate 005 chromosome 4, Udiv.v.3.1, whole genome shotgun sequence:
- the LOC129221629 gene encoding serum amyloid A-5 protein-like: protein MTANVEPVIFCVLLCLTFCCSPGYCQFGFVKQAAQGAGDMWRAYSDMREANWKGADKYFHARGNFDAAQRGPGGKWVAGIISDTRERIQGANKPDSIADQAANRWGRNGGDPNKYRPKDLPSKY from the exons atgaCGGCGAACGTTGAACCTGTGATTTTCTGCGTCTTACTGTGCCTGACATTCTGCTGTTCACCTGGTTATTGTCAATTTGGCTTTGTCAAGCAAGCTGCCCAAGGAGCAGGGGATATGTGGAGAGCATATAGTGACATGAGGGAGGCCAACTGGAAAGGGGCCGACAAGTATTTCCATGCTAGAGGTAACTTTGATGCTGCACAGAGGGGCCCTGGCGGCAAATGGGTAGCAGGTATTATCAG tgATACCCGTGAAAGAATTCAAGGAGCAAACAAACCAGACTCTATAGCCGACCAAGCGGCAAATAGGTGGGGCAGGAACGGAGGAGACCCTAACAAGTACAGACCGAAAGATTTACCTTCCAAATACTAG